A genome region from Nicotiana tabacum cultivar K326 chromosome 13, ASM71507v2, whole genome shotgun sequence includes the following:
- the LOC107807509 gene encoding cysteine proteinase inhibitor 5-like encodes MAFKINSFLLMTLSIVVIASIFCHVSAVNDGRKLLDSSERVSNTPAPSSLLGNWQPITDANDPKVVKIGEFAVDTYNKISNSFPLTFESVLGGQFQVANGITYKLVISARQNVTVTSTSYLAVVNDHSGDNVKTLISFGKFA; translated from the coding sequence ATGGCTTTCAAAATCAATTCTTTCCTTCTTATGACTCTTTCAATAGTAGTCATTGCTTCCATCTTTTGCCATGTTTCTGCCGTGAATGACGGTCGAAAGTTACTGGATTCGTCCGAACGCGTATCGAATACTCCTGCTCCGTCCTCGTTACTTGGTAATTGGCAGCCAATAACAGATGCAAATGACCCTAAAGTGGTGAAAATTGGTGAATTTGCAGTAGATACATACAACAAAATATCAAATAGTTTTCCTTTGACATTTGAGAGTGTGTTAGGGGGGCAATTTCAAGTGGCTAATGGAATTACCTATAAACTGGTTATATCTGCAAGACAAAATGTCACAGTCACAAGTACTAGCTATTTGGCTGTTGTCAACGATCATTCCGGTGACAATGTTAAAACACTCATTTCCTTCGGAAAGTTTGCTTAA
- the LOC107807508 gene encoding cysteine proteinase inhibitor 5, whose translation MAFKFNSFLFVTLSIVVVASTFSYVSARVPNTLALSPSVDDWQPIKDLKDPKVIDIANFAIKAYNDKTEGSDLKLKKVLKGKFQVVATGITYRLLISTTDEDFADEDIAVVFENCKDNVRKLISFLSLRNN comes from the coding sequence ATGGCTTTCAAattcaattcttttctttttgtgaCTCTCTCAATTGTAGTAGTTGCTTCCACCTTCTCCTATGTTTCGGCTCGCGTACCGAATACTCTAGCTCTGTCCCCGTCAGTTGATGATTGGCAACCCATAAAAGATCTAAAGGATCCTAAAGTGATAGACATTGCAAATTTTGCAATAAAAGCGTACAACGATAAAACAGAAGGTTCTGACTTGAAGCTTAAGAAAGTGTTGAAGGGAAAATTTCAAGTAGTTGCTACTGGCATTACTTATCGATTGCTTATTTCCACCACGGACGAAGATTTCGCCGATGAGGATATAGCGGTTGTTTTTGAAAATTGTAAGGACAATGTTAGAAAACTCATTTCTTTTTTAAGTTTGCGTAACAATTAA
- the LOC142168375 gene encoding uncharacterized protein LOC142168375, with amino-acid sequence MGKCGRGNKLAMKGMNLQFIEPVTQNGEKIVKLDLEDIEQENDKWSSAIVLYVIGDSPTVGAMERFLSSVGKFSVKPQIYYHNDDYFVIRFSNLEERDQVPYSDPHTVNNHPMIMKAWSADFNLHDEVWKIIPLWVRFPNLPLNCWSMKALSKLGSALRNPVYADECTTGSIRISYARMVIEMDVNKLLPRTVKLQDLNGKTIQQEITYDWEPSFCAKCLKIGHDCNKVKVPQP; translated from the coding sequence ATGGGCAAATGTGGTAGGGGTAACAAATTAGCGATGAAAGGTATGAATCTACAATTTATTGAACCGGTAACTCAAAATGGAGAGAAGATTGTGAAATTAGACCTCGAGGATATAGAACAGGAAAATGATAAGTGGAGCTCTGCGATTGTGCTTTATGTGATCGGAGATTCACCTACTGTTGGAGCAATGGAAAGATTTCTGAGCTCAGTGGGTAAATTTTCAGTGAAGCCACAGATCTACTATCATAATGATGATTATTTTGTGATAAGGTTTAGTAATTTGGAAGAAAGAGATCAAGTACCATATTCTGACCCTCATACGGTGAACAATCATCCTATGATTATGAAAGCATGGTCAGCAGATTTCAATTTGCATGATGAAGTGTGGAAAATCATTCCCTTGTGGGTTAGATTTCCTAATTTGCCACTCAATTGTTGGAGTATGAAGGCCCTAAGTAAGTTAGGTAGTGCTTTGAGAAACCCTGTCTATGCTGATGAGTGCACTACTGGATCAATTAGAATCTCTTATGCAAGAATGGTAATTGAAATGGATGTCAATAAACTGTTGCCTAGAACTGTGAAGCTGCAAGATCTTAATGGCAAAACAATACAGCAGGAAATTACATATGATTGGGAGCCATCGTTCTGTGCTAAATGTTTGAAAATAGGCCATGATTGTAATAAAGTCAAAGTCCCACAACCATAG